One window of the Cryptomeria japonica chromosome 7, Sugi_1.0, whole genome shotgun sequence genome contains the following:
- the LOC131067282 gene encoding uncharacterized protein LOC131067282 isoform X2, protein MKCFSYNGIVVLIGVAFFLVPSMVLSCNESLRVTDIMCMLVAKRLDPRAEQEEMMTEGSSKTLLETITGSSIPDCSWACGACNPCIRVTMNPKHFQPQSNQHDSLNSKHGNQHGHKISPIAHRCVCQGKSFPVP, encoded by the exons ATGAAGTGCTTCAGCTATAATGGAATAGTTGTACTTATTGGGGTGGCCTTTTTTCTAGTGCCCTCCATGGTGTTAAGCTGCAATG AATCTTTGAGAGTAACGGATATAATGTGCATGTTAGTTGCAAAAAGACTGGATCCTCGAGCGGAGCAG GAGGAGATGATGACCGAAGGAAGCTCCAAAACTCTTCTTGAAACCATTACAGGGTCTTCTATACCAGACTGTTCTTGGGCATGTGGGGCCTGTAATCCTTGTATCAGAGTAACCATGAATCCCAAACATTTCCAACCTCAGAGCAATCAGCACGATTCACTCAATTCAAAGCATGGAAATCAACATGGTCATAAAATCAGTCCTATTGC
- the LOC131067282 gene encoding uncharacterized protein LOC131067282 isoform X1, which translates to MKCFSYNGIVVLIGVAFFLVPSMVLSCNESLRVTDIMCMLVAKRLDPRAEQALHDQYQEEMMTEGSSKTLLETITGSSIPDCSWACGACNPCIRVTMNPKHFQPQSNQHDSLNSKHGNQHGHKISPIAHRCVCQGKSFPVP; encoded by the exons ATGAAGTGCTTCAGCTATAATGGAATAGTTGTACTTATTGGGGTGGCCTTTTTTCTAGTGCCCTCCATGGTGTTAAGCTGCAATG AATCTTTGAGAGTAACGGATATAATGTGCATGTTAGTTGCAAAAAGACTGGATCCTCGAGCGGAGCAG GCTTTACATGACCAATATCAGGAGGAGATGATGACCGAAGGAAGCTCCAAAACTCTTCTTGAAACCATTACAGGGTCTTCTATACCAGACTGTTCTTGGGCATGTGGGGCCTGTAATCCTTGTATCAGAGTAACCATGAATCCCAAACATTTCCAACCTCAGAGCAATCAGCACGATTCACTCAATTCAAAGCATGGAAATCAACATGGTCATAAAATCAGTCCTATTGC